From Equus przewalskii isolate Varuska chromosome 7, EquPr2, whole genome shotgun sequence, one genomic window encodes:
- the ZNF268 gene encoding zinc finger protein 268 isoform X1 translates to MWLQIREMEAASLPRVPAPPIHGLEQPDAPNPSSLKAAGRPPVLPPPAGRTQPTVGTAARVRTAAVWVPPLQEQDSSCNSIRKLQGQESIPGQGTADQRPLPGGPWQTHKRHRTEQVLEWLLISQEQPQTTKSWGPFSFTDVFVDFTWEEWRLLDVAQKHLYRSVMLENYSNLVSLGHQHTKPDIILKLERGEELWMMQAQSPSQGRPGKVWEIDDHMKGHQENEGKLERMAEDYECTAFGKLCFVGTNYVSSRQKLHNCGTHGKSLKYNIDFNVNYVGKTPNEFHPRRESFLRSEHEQTVIGIKYCESKESRETVNRKSPLICQQICMGGKPFKCSYCRKAFSSNSYLVVHQRTHVEEKPHECNGRGEDCSSKSYLMLHQRSHTGEKCHEGSECGKTFSFNSQLVIHQRIHTGENPYECCECGKVFSRKDQLVSHQRTHSGQKPYVCSECGKAFGLKSQLIIHRRIHTGEKPYECGECQKAFNTKSNLMVHQRTHTGEKPYGCSECGKAFTFKSQLTVHQGVHTGVKPYGCIQCGKAFSLKSQLIVHQRSHTGMKPYVCSECGKAFRSKSYLIIHVRTHTGEKLHECSECGKAFSFNSQLIIHQRIHTGESPYECHECGKAFSRKYQLISHQRTHAGEKPYECSDCGKTFGLKSQLIIHQRTHTGEKPFECSECSKAFNTKSNLIVHQRTHTGEKPYGCSECGKAFTFKSQLTVHQGVHTGVKPYGCNQCGKAFSLKSQLIVHQRSHTGVKPYGCSECGKAFRSKSYLLIHMRTHTGEKPHECNECGKSFSFNSQLIVHQRIHTGENPYDCSECGKAFNRKDQLISHQRTHAGEKPYGCSDCGKAFSSKSYLIIHMRTHSGAKPYECNKCGKAFIWKSLLIVHERTHAGENPYKCSQCEKSFSGKLRLIVHQRMHTREKPYECSECEKAFIRKSQLIVHQRTHSGEKPYGCNECGKTFSQKSILSAHQRTHTGEKPCKCTECGKAFCWKSQLIMHQRTHADEKHIDDLNIRNFLSKVDSQEIPANSYRREVL, encoded by the exons GTCCCACCTCTCCAGGAACAAGACAGTTCATGCAATAGCATCAGAAAACTCCAAGGTCAGGAATCCATCCCGGGTCAAGGGACCGCTGACCAGAGGCCTCTCCCTGGAGGACCCTGGCAGACGCACAAGAGACACAGGACAGAGCAGGTTCTAGAGTGGCTGCTTATTTCCCAGGAGCAGCCCCAAACCACCAAGTCCTGG GGACCATTCTCATTCACGGATGTGTTTGTGGACTTTACCTGGGAGGAGTGGCGGCTGCTGGACGTAGCTCAGAAGCACCTCTACAGGagtgtgatgctggagaactataGCAACCTGGTGTCCCTGG GGCATCAGCACACCAAACCTGATATCATCCTCAAGTTGGAACGAGGAGAAGAGCTGTGGATGATGCAGGCCCAAAGCCCAAGTCAGGGCCGTCCAG gcAAAGTCTGGGAAATTGATGATCATATGAAAGGGCATCAAGAAAATGAAGGCAAGCTGGAAAGGATGGCAGAAGACTATGAATGTACTGCATTTGGAAAACTGTGTTTTGTTGGTACAAATTATGTTTCTTCAAGACAAAAGCTTCATAACTGTGGTACACATGGAAAGAGTTTGAAATATAATATAGATTTCAATGTTAATTATGTTGGAAAGACTCCTAATGAGTTTCATCCACGTAGGGAATCATTCCTCCGTTCTGAACATGAGCAAACTGTTATTGGAATAAAATACTGTGAAAGTAAAGAATCTAGGGAAACTGTCAACAGGAAGTCACCACTCATATGCCAACAGATATGTATGGGAGGAAAACCCTTCAAATGCAGTTACTGTCGGAAGGCTTTCAGCAGCAACTCATACCTTGTAGTGCATCAGCGAACTCACGTGGAGGAGAAACCCCACGAATGTAATGGACGTGGGGAAGACTGCAGCAGCAAGTCCTACCTCATGCTACATCAGAGAtctcatacaggagagaaatgCCATGAgggcagtgaatgtgggaaaactTTTAGTTTCAATTCACAACTTGTtatacatcagagaattcacacaggTGAGAATCCCTATGAATGCTGTGAATGTGGAAAAGTCTTCAGCAGGAAGGACCAGCTTGTTTCACACCAGAGAACTCATTCAGGACAGAAACCCTATGTgtgtagtgaatgtgggaaagcttttggTTTGAAATCACAGCTCATTATACATCGAAgaattcatacaggagagaaaccctatgaatgtggTGAATGTCAGAAAGCCTTTAATACAAAGTCAAACCTTATGGTACATCAAAGAACCCACACAGGGGAGAAACCATATGGTTGTAgtgagtgtgggaaagccttcacttTCAAGTCACAGCTCACTGTACATCAGGGGGTTCACACAGGAGTAAAGCCCTATGGGTGCATtcagtgtgggaaagccttcagtctgAAGTCCCAGCTTATTGTACATCAGAGAAGTCACACAGGAATGAAACCTTATGTATGCAGTGAATGTGGCAAAGCTTTCAGGAGCAAGTCCTACCTCATTATACATGTGAGgactcatacaggagagaaactccATGAATGCAgcgaatgtgggaaagccttcagtttcAATTCGCAACTCATTATACATCAGAGGATTCACACAGGAGAGAGCCCGTATGAATGccatgaatgtgggaaagctttcagtcgGAAATATCAGCTCATTTCACACCAGAGAACTCATGCAggggagaagccctatgaatgcaGTGACTGTGGAAAAACTTTTGGTTTGAAGTCACAGCTTATTATACATCAGAgaactcatacaggagagaaaccctttgaatgCAGTGAATGTAGCAAAGCCTTTAATACAAAGTCAAATCTTATTGTACATCAGAGaacacacacaggagagaaaccttatggTTGTAgtgagtgtgggaaagccttcacttTCAAGTCACAGCTCACTGTACATCAGGGGGTTCACACAGGAGTAAAGCCCTATGGATGTAAtcagtgtgggaaagccttcagtctgAAGTCCCAGCTCATTGTACATCAGAGAAGTCACACAGGGGTGAAGCCGTATgggtgcagtgaatgtgggaaagccttcaggaGCAAGTCCTATCTCCTTATACACATGAgaactcatacaggagagaagCCACAtgaatgcaatgaatgtgggaaatccttcagTTTCAATTCACAACTCATCgtacatcagagaattcacacaggagaaaatcCGTATGactgcagtgaatgtgggaaagcctttaatAGGAAGGATCAGCTCATTTCACATCAGAGAACTCATGCAGGGGAAAAACCTTATGGGTGCAGTGACTGCGGGAAAGCCTTTAGTAGCAAGTCATACCTCATTATACACATGAGAACTCATTCAGGAGCGAAGCCATATGAATGTAacaaatgtgggaaagccttcatttGGAAGTCTCTACTCATTGTACATGAACGAACTCATGCAGGGGAAAACCCTTATAAGTGCAGTCAATGTGAGAAATCCTTCAGTGGAAAATTACGGCTCATTGTACATCAGAGAATGCACACAAGAGAGAAACCGtatgaatgcagtgaatgtgAAAAAGCCTTCATCAGGAAATCTCAGCTCATTGTACATCAGAGAACTCATTCAGGGGAGAAACCCTATGGATGTAATGAGTGTGGGAAAACCTTCTCTCAGAAATCAATTCTCAGTGCACATCAGAGGACTCATACAGGAGAGAAGCCTTGTAAATGCActgagtgtgggaaagccttttgTTGGAAGTCACAGCTCATTATGCATCAGAGAACTCATGCAGATGAGAAACATATCGatgatttaaatataagaaactTTCTCTCAAAAGTCGATTCACAGGAAATACCAGCTAACTCCTATAGAAGAGaagttctataa
- the ZNF268 gene encoding zinc finger protein 268 isoform X2 — MLENYSNLVSLGHQHTKPDIILKLERGEELWMMQAQSPSQGRPGKVWEIDDHMKGHQENEGKLERMAEDYECTAFGKLCFVGTNYVSSRQKLHNCGTHGKSLKYNIDFNVNYVGKTPNEFHPRRESFLRSEHEQTVIGIKYCESKESRETVNRKSPLICQQICMGGKPFKCSYCRKAFSSNSYLVVHQRTHVEEKPHECNGRGEDCSSKSYLMLHQRSHTGEKCHEGSECGKTFSFNSQLVIHQRIHTGENPYECCECGKVFSRKDQLVSHQRTHSGQKPYVCSECGKAFGLKSQLIIHRRIHTGEKPYECGECQKAFNTKSNLMVHQRTHTGEKPYGCSECGKAFTFKSQLTVHQGVHTGVKPYGCIQCGKAFSLKSQLIVHQRSHTGMKPYVCSECGKAFRSKSYLIIHVRTHTGEKLHECSECGKAFSFNSQLIIHQRIHTGESPYECHECGKAFSRKYQLISHQRTHAGEKPYECSDCGKTFGLKSQLIIHQRTHTGEKPFECSECSKAFNTKSNLIVHQRTHTGEKPYGCSECGKAFTFKSQLTVHQGVHTGVKPYGCNQCGKAFSLKSQLIVHQRSHTGVKPYGCSECGKAFRSKSYLLIHMRTHTGEKPHECNECGKSFSFNSQLIVHQRIHTGENPYDCSECGKAFNRKDQLISHQRTHAGEKPYGCSDCGKAFSSKSYLIIHMRTHSGAKPYECNKCGKAFIWKSLLIVHERTHAGENPYKCSQCEKSFSGKLRLIVHQRMHTREKPYECSECEKAFIRKSQLIVHQRTHSGEKPYGCNECGKTFSQKSILSAHQRTHTGEKPCKCTECGKAFCWKSQLIMHQRTHADEKHIDDLNIRNFLSKVDSQEIPANSYRREVL, encoded by the exons atgctggagaactataGCAACCTGGTGTCCCTGG GGCATCAGCACACCAAACCTGATATCATCCTCAAGTTGGAACGAGGAGAAGAGCTGTGGATGATGCAGGCCCAAAGCCCAAGTCAGGGCCGTCCAG gcAAAGTCTGGGAAATTGATGATCATATGAAAGGGCATCAAGAAAATGAAGGCAAGCTGGAAAGGATGGCAGAAGACTATGAATGTACTGCATTTGGAAAACTGTGTTTTGTTGGTACAAATTATGTTTCTTCAAGACAAAAGCTTCATAACTGTGGTACACATGGAAAGAGTTTGAAATATAATATAGATTTCAATGTTAATTATGTTGGAAAGACTCCTAATGAGTTTCATCCACGTAGGGAATCATTCCTCCGTTCTGAACATGAGCAAACTGTTATTGGAATAAAATACTGTGAAAGTAAAGAATCTAGGGAAACTGTCAACAGGAAGTCACCACTCATATGCCAACAGATATGTATGGGAGGAAAACCCTTCAAATGCAGTTACTGTCGGAAGGCTTTCAGCAGCAACTCATACCTTGTAGTGCATCAGCGAACTCACGTGGAGGAGAAACCCCACGAATGTAATGGACGTGGGGAAGACTGCAGCAGCAAGTCCTACCTCATGCTACATCAGAGAtctcatacaggagagaaatgCCATGAgggcagtgaatgtgggaaaactTTTAGTTTCAATTCACAACTTGTtatacatcagagaattcacacaggTGAGAATCCCTATGAATGCTGTGAATGTGGAAAAGTCTTCAGCAGGAAGGACCAGCTTGTTTCACACCAGAGAACTCATTCAGGACAGAAACCCTATGTgtgtagtgaatgtgggaaagcttttggTTTGAAATCACAGCTCATTATACATCGAAgaattcatacaggagagaaaccctatgaatgtggTGAATGTCAGAAAGCCTTTAATACAAAGTCAAACCTTATGGTACATCAAAGAACCCACACAGGGGAGAAACCATATGGTTGTAgtgagtgtgggaaagccttcacttTCAAGTCACAGCTCACTGTACATCAGGGGGTTCACACAGGAGTAAAGCCCTATGGGTGCATtcagtgtgggaaagccttcagtctgAAGTCCCAGCTTATTGTACATCAGAGAAGTCACACAGGAATGAAACCTTATGTATGCAGTGAATGTGGCAAAGCTTTCAGGAGCAAGTCCTACCTCATTATACATGTGAGgactcatacaggagagaaactccATGAATGCAgcgaatgtgggaaagccttcagtttcAATTCGCAACTCATTATACATCAGAGGATTCACACAGGAGAGAGCCCGTATGAATGccatgaatgtgggaaagctttcagtcgGAAATATCAGCTCATTTCACACCAGAGAACTCATGCAggggagaagccctatgaatgcaGTGACTGTGGAAAAACTTTTGGTTTGAAGTCACAGCTTATTATACATCAGAgaactcatacaggagagaaaccctttgaatgCAGTGAATGTAGCAAAGCCTTTAATACAAAGTCAAATCTTATTGTACATCAGAGaacacacacaggagagaaaccttatggTTGTAgtgagtgtgggaaagccttcacttTCAAGTCACAGCTCACTGTACATCAGGGGGTTCACACAGGAGTAAAGCCCTATGGATGTAAtcagtgtgggaaagccttcagtctgAAGTCCCAGCTCATTGTACATCAGAGAAGTCACACAGGGGTGAAGCCGTATgggtgcagtgaatgtgggaaagccttcaggaGCAAGTCCTATCTCCTTATACACATGAgaactcatacaggagagaagCCACAtgaatgcaatgaatgtgggaaatccttcagTTTCAATTCACAACTCATCgtacatcagagaattcacacaggagaaaatcCGTATGactgcagtgaatgtgggaaagcctttaatAGGAAGGATCAGCTCATTTCACATCAGAGAACTCATGCAGGGGAAAAACCTTATGGGTGCAGTGACTGCGGGAAAGCCTTTAGTAGCAAGTCATACCTCATTATACACATGAGAACTCATTCAGGAGCGAAGCCATATGAATGTAacaaatgtgggaaagccttcatttGGAAGTCTCTACTCATTGTACATGAACGAACTCATGCAGGGGAAAACCCTTATAAGTGCAGTCAATGTGAGAAATCCTTCAGTGGAAAATTACGGCTCATTGTACATCAGAGAATGCACACAAGAGAGAAACCGtatgaatgcagtgaatgtgAAAAAGCCTTCATCAGGAAATCTCAGCTCATTGTACATCAGAGAACTCATTCAGGGGAGAAACCCTATGGATGTAATGAGTGTGGGAAAACCTTCTCTCAGAAATCAATTCTCAGTGCACATCAGAGGACTCATACAGGAGAGAAGCCTTGTAAATGCActgagtgtgggaaagccttttgTTGGAAGTCACAGCTCATTATGCATCAGAGAACTCATGCAGATGAGAAACATATCGatgatttaaatataagaaactTTCTCTCAAAAGTCGATTCACAGGAAATACCAGCTAACTCCTATAGAAGAGaagttctataa